The following are encoded in a window of Candida dubliniensis CD36 chromosome 4, complete sequence genomic DNA:
- a CDS encoding uncharacterized protein (conserved hypothetical protein) yields the protein MSSNHYSQIEETKVIFNSLLSLLPEEFVTKNASRIKFENGSDNLIVPCPLKQTETISALKGLEALVALKLAQERFGSSDGTCTIDLEHALLFLFSTYCSSVDGFFKTDKKEVLKYLKPTDLNQAQSDPYRRMSANLYRTKEKDRFYHIHGSLDATTCLEMIGLPAFIPDLEDYDKIIDIYQNKLDQFTVEELEKLNTKNKQAGVEALKPEVFLQTKHGATISKIPPFEVKTLETTTPKIEFARTSSRKIFEGVKVLELCRIIAGPTIGKILAEYGATVIKVTSDDTLPDVPFFQVDANMGKHTTNLNLKNPKDRLEFEKLLKDADVVIDGYRKGAIDKLGYGPNQLIQLGIERGKGYIYGAENCFGFVGEWSDRPGWQQIADCASGVAWVQGLSMGKNEPMVPPFPMSDYGTGCLGAIAIMLGIYKRHKHGGSYFCASSLVQYDLLLLKQGQYPEELWKSQIILNDKYKGFTKIRYYDSVDKISKTALDAMVAQKPNLLNNEQYFVKQESKGFGATISTLKPVCQFDKIETGYRCSSRPNGYDDPEWW from the coding sequence ATGTCACTGAATCACTACTCTCAAATAGAAGAAACAAAGGTAATTTTCAATAGTTTGCTATCATTATTACCAGAGGAATTTGTCACGAAAAATGCTTCAAGAATCAAGTTTGAAAATGGTTCCGACAATTTGATTGTTCCTTGTCCATTAAAACAAACTGAAACAATTTCAGCATTGAAAGGTCTTGAAGCATTAGTTGCTTTGAAATTGGCGCAAGAAAGATTTGGGTCTAGCGATGGAACATGCacaattgatttagaaCATGCTTTACTATTCCTATTTTCGACTTATTGTTCTTCTGTTGACGggtttttcaaaacagATAAAAAAGAGGTgttgaaatatttaaaacCAACTGATTTAAACCAAGCTCAATCTGATCCATATCGAAGAATGTCAGCCAATTTGTATCGCACTAAGGAAAAAGATAGATTTTATCACATTCATGGTTCCTTGGATGCAACAACATGTCTTGAAATGATTGGATTACCTGCTTTTATTCCAGATTTAGAAGATTATgataaaatcattgatattTACCAGAATAAATTGGATCAATTTACAGTTGAGGAATTAGAGAAACTAAacacaaaaaacaaacaagctGGGGTTGAAGCTTTAAAACCTGAAGTATTTTTGCAAACTAAACATGGTGCAACAATCAGTAAAATCCCCCCATTTGAAGTCAAAACACTCGAAACGACTACtccaaaaattgaatttgcaAGGACATCTTccagaaaaatttttgaaggAGTCAAAGTACTTGAACTTTGTCGTATTATTGCAGGGCCAACCATTGGTAAAATATTAGCCGAGTACGGTGCAACTGTTATTAAAGTGACATCTGATGATACTTTACCTGATGTCCCGTTTTTCCAAGTTGATGCTAATATGGGCAAACACACAACTAATTTAAACTTGAAAAACCCAAAGGATAGAttagaatttgaaaaattattgaaagacGCCGATGTTGTCATTGATGGATACAGAAAGGGAGCCATTGACAAATTGGGTTACGGgccaaatcaattgattcaattgggAATTGAACGAGGTAAAGGATACATTTATGGAGCTGAAAATTGTTTTGGATTTGTTGGTGAATGGAGTGATCGACCTGGTTGGCAACAAATCGCTGATTGTGCAAGTGGTGTGGCATGGGTACAAGGATTATCAATGGGAAAAAACGAACCAATGGTTCCTCCTTTCCCAATGAGTGACTATGGCACCGGATGTTTGGGTGCAATTGCTATTATGTTGGGCATTTACAAACGACACAAACACGGAGGTAGCTATTTTTGCGCTTCATCATTGGTGCAATAtgatttattgttgttaaaaCAAGGCCAATATCCAGAAGAATTATGGAAGTCACAAATCATCTTGAATGACAAATACAAAGGGTTTACAAAGATTAGGTATTATGATTCTGTCgataaaatatcaaaaacgGCTTTAGATGCGATGGTTGCACAAAAGCCAAATTTACTCAACAATGAGCAATACTTTGTTAAGCAGGAATCAAAAGGATTTGGCGCAACAATATCTACCCTTAAACCCGTTTGTCAATTCgacaaaattgaaactggTTACAGATGTTCAAGTAGACCTAATGGCTACGATGACCCTGAGTGGTGGTAG
- a CDS encoding uncharacterized protein (conserved hypothetical protein;~possibly fungus-specific), whose translation MTIYSPGIERNEKLKEFIVKFYRASDKAPPSDEQDPYLEFFAIDSPLVMGLKKVNGHEKIAQLRQGMWEKVTHRHHVVNNVAEINENEILLNGYVEYTLINGKNVTTEWAGHIKLANSPGSENGYKMNYYQVYLDPSAAAKALSE comes from the coding sequence ATGACAATCTATTCACCAGGtattgaaagaaatgaaaaactaaaagaatttattgtCAAATTTTACAGGGCCTCTGATAAAGCTCCACCTTCAGATGAACAAGATCCCTACTTAGAATTCTTCGCCATAGATTCACCACTAGTTATGGGATTAAAAAAAGTGAATGGACATGAAAAAATTGCTCAATTACGACAAGGAATGTGGGAAAAAGTTACTCATAGACACCATGTAGTCAACAATGTTGCCGAAATCAATGAAAACGAAATCTTGTTAAATGGCTATGTTGAGTATACTTTGATCAATGGGAAAAATGTAACCACTGAATGGGCAGGTCATATAAAACTTGCAAATAGCCCTGGGAGTGAAAATGGATATaagatgaattattatcaagtTTATTTGGATCCAAGTGCTGCTGCCAAAGCTTTGAGTGAATAA
- a CDS encoding uncharacterized protein (conserved hypothetical protein;~possibly fungus-specific), which yields MKSGFSKNNQFYTYIPAANSNSTKLLLFLHGLGSSQNFYYSIARKFPQFNVLLIDHEGAGQSKLLHHTNLSLQNLCENVVSVLQELSLNNLEIILIGHSMSGMLVNYMNLHTDLPIIKNVLIAPVHPRKNLVDIMQKRIDSLQVSRSLIEFSNSIPEAATGSNCGDLQIAFIRQLIQGNSADGYIANCQAINSGLNYDFDYAKIDKPTLIIYGKQDQTSPWVGCVEEIYKSLPNAKLKELDVGHWIVIEDDKNVYNALEKFIQE from the coding sequence atgaAAAGTGGATTTTCgaaaaacaatcaattttatacTTATATTCCAGCAGCCAATTCTAATAGTACCAAgttattattgttcttACATGGATTAGGCTCGTCTCAGAACTTTTATTACTCTATTGCTAGAAAATTTCCTCAATTCAATGTCTTGTTAATTGATCATGAAGGAGCAGGACAATCCAAGTTGTTGCACCATACTAATTTGTCTTTACAGAACTTGTGTGAAAACGTTGTTTCTGTTCTACAAGAGTTATCCTTGAACAACTTAGAAATTATACTAATTGGACATTCAATGTCAGGTATGTTAGTTAATTATATGAATTTGCATACCGATTTgccaattattaaaaatgtGTTGATTGCTCCTGTTCATCCTCGAAAGAATTTGGTAGATATAATGCAAAAGAGAATTGATTCCTTACAAGTAAGTCGatcattaattgaatttagcAATTCTATCCCTGAAGCGGCTACTGGGTCTAACTGTGGTGATTTGCAGATTGCTTTTATAAGACAATTGATACAAGGAAATTCCGCAGATGGATATATTGCGAATTGTCAAGCCATTAACAGTGGTCTCAACtatgattttgattatgCTAAAATTGATAAGCCAACTTTGATCATTTATGGGAAACAAGATCAGACTTCACCTTGGGTAGGATgtgttgaagaaatttataaaagCTTACCCAATGCTAAATTGAAAGAGCTAGATGTCGGTCACTGGATTGTTATTGAAGACGATAAGAATGTATATAATGCTTTAGAAAAGTTTATCCAAgaatga
- a CDS encoding uncharacterized protein (conserved hypothetical protein;~possibly fungus-specific), with protein sequence MNIHAAKERRTKVSRACDFCKRRKYKCSGVPPCNLCSKKQIDCVFSIVDKRTTKGSKIYKPSSIEVLSHNNLTIQNSYINENTQRRINKQSSTQVPIARPQQETTASKSPTETFLENNSSTNATEYIPKNLQPLLSFPLKKEEDDQSSEDTSVVEVDKQKSDRTSTANNTPTNRSNTSSTNSNVTTQGLTNNNGNNLRLLYDKDGRLRYIGESSPLSLSYQARKIFRSIRGESEFTDDPDTVNIIDGVSHVRPCKVLQMPKKEYALLLLNLFEANINQTWYIYNREWLNDKFVKVIDDPLNVAPERMATFHLIFSLGLLFAEKSKNGIVEKIGAHSSQFFESGFDLIRNILDDGGLWMTETSLLMYFYYQSTARRSSSWMMLGNAIRNAQALGLHRRAVNESFPNPQYVIHRRKLWKTLYICDRISSILLGRPLTISDYDWDDFQIPRDHKIITGDISTICLDENTRLSKILGHIVQNFYQDGVVNLMKAETMAIELKKWSFELPSIVQIDKILKNHVSYEIESSIRPAMSDNYSILLIHIMQLYGVMLLGKPIFMYLLFKKDKNTSNSITRQQKVLNNFCSASIKASVLTIQAIHIYTRCHPHRIESYVTVNCCCHAAIMLGLTVLYRQSNSDYEKDEYSIEDLMQQLYIAKSILNFYGSTNTISYRLHTIVSRLINTLTLEAQPREENDECLSLPIPTPFQEGDESEPLPRMYQTQVDSKEPTNQGESIFNTPLEHIINFQQFFVPSVTNSEDNNSSRASLKEFERRIESVPRLEDFMYDVGMNDLLLEGRSDSGK encoded by the coding sequence ATGAATATACATGCCGCTAAAGAGAGAAGAACAAAAGTATCCAGAGCTTGTGATTTCTGCAAAAGACGAAAATACAAATGTAGTGGGGTACCACCCTGCAATTTATGTTCAAAGAAACAGATAGATTGTGTATTTAGTATTGTGGATAAACGAACAACCAAGGGGTCCAAAATTTACAAGCCTTCTTCAATAGAAGTTCTTTCACATAACAACTTAACCATACAAAACAGttatattaatgaaaatactcaaagaagaataaacaAACAGTCTCTGACCCAAGTTCCTATAGCAAGACCACAACAGGAAACCACAGCATCCAAATCACCAACAGAGacatttttggaaaataatTCCTCAACAAATGCAACGGAGTATATACCCAAAAACTTACAACCATTACTTTCGTTTCCATTGAAGAAAGAGGAAGACGACCAATCTAGTGAAGATACCAGTGTTGTAGAAgttgataaacaaaaatctGATAGAACATCAACAGCCAACAATACACCAACAAATAGATCAAACACCAGTTCCACGAACAGCAATGTAACCACACAGGGTTTAACGAACAACAATGGAAACAATCTACGATTACTTTATGACAAGGACGGGAGACTACGATATATTGGAGAAAGCAGTCCACTTTCATTGTCCTATCAAgcaagaaaaatatttcgATCAATACGTGGTGAGTCTGAATTCACAGATGACCCAGATACTGTAAACATAATTGATGGGGTGTCTCATGTTAGACCATGCAAAGTCTTACAAAtgccaaaaaaagaatacgCTTTACTATTGTTAAATCTTTTTGAAGcaaatatcaatcaaacatggtatatttataatagaGAATGGCTTAACGACAAATTTGTCAAAGTTATTGATGACCCATTGAATGTAGCACCAGAAAGAATGGCTACTTTCcatttgatattttcattgggattattatttgctgagaaatcaaaaaacGGTATAGTGGAGAAAATTGGCGCTCATTCTAGTCAATTTTTCGAAAGtggatttgatttgattagaAACATTCTTGATGATGGTGGATTGTGGATGACTGAAACCAGTTTATTAatgtatttttattatcaatcgACAGCAAGAAGATCGTCTTCTTGGATGATGCTAGGAAATGCAATCAGGAATGCCCAAGCGTTAGGATTACACCGACGAGCGGTAAACGAATCTTTCCCCAATCCACAGTACGTTATTCATAGACGAAAGTTATGGAAAACGTTATATATTTGCGATagaatttcatcaatattgtTAGGGCGTCCATTAACTATTAGTGACTACGATTGGGATGATTTCCAGATACCAAGAGATCACAAAATTATTACTGGTGATATTTCTACAATCTGTCTAGATGAGAATACTCGACTTTCAAAAATCCTTGGTCATATTGTACAAAACTTTTACCAAGATGGTGTTGTGAATTTAATGAAGGCAGAAACAATGGCTATTGAGTTGAAAAAGTGGTCATTTGAATTGCCTTCTATTGTCCAAATAGacaaaatattgaaaaatcacGTTTcttatgaaattgaaagttCCATAAGACCAGCTATGTCAGATAACTATTCAATATTACTAATTCATATTATGCAGTTATATGGAGTGATGTTATTAGGTAAACCAATTTTTAtgtatttgttgttcaaaaaagacaaaaataCAAGCAATTCTATAACTAGACAGCAAAAAgtattgaacaatttttgTTCTGCCAGTATTAAAGCATCGGTATTAACAATCCAAGCTATCCATATCTATACAAGATGTCATCCACATAGAATTGAACTGTATGTTACTGTCAATTGTTGCTGTCATGCAGCAATAATGTTAGGATTAACTGTCTTGTATCGACAGAGTAATTCAGATTACGAGAAAGATGAgtattcaattgaagacTTGATGCAACAATTGTATATTGCAAAATccatattgaatttttacGGCTCAACCAATACCATCAGTTATAGATTGCACACAATAGTATCACGATTGATCAACACTTTGACTTTAGAAGCACAACCACgagaagaaaatgatgaatgCCTTTCATTGCCGATACCAACACCATTCCAAGAAGGAGATGAAAGCGAGCCACTACCCAGAATGTATCAAACACAAGTTGATTCTAAGGAACCGACGAATCAAGGTGAATCTATTTTCAATACTCCATTGGAACACATTATAAactttcaacaattttttgttcCTTCAGTGACCAATTCAGAAGacaataatagtagtagaGCTTCATTGAAGGaatttgaaagaagaattgaaagtGTTCCAAGGCTTGAAGATTTTATGTATGATGTTGGCATGAATGATTTGTTATTAGAGGGAAGAAGTGATTCCGGGAAATAA
- the HQD2 gene encoding catechol 1,2-dioxygenase, putative (In C. albicans: involved in degradation of aromatic compounds) → MSQAFTESVKNSLGPKATPRAKKLIASLVQHVHDFARENQLTTEDWLWGVDFINRIGQMSDSKRNEGILVCDIIGLETLVDALTNEIEHSNHTSSAILGPFYVPDSPVYPNGGSIVQKTLPTDVKCFVKGKVTDTEGKPLDGAQIEVWQCNSAGFYSQQADHDGPEFNLRGTFITDDEGNYSFECLRPTSYPIPYDGPAGDLLKIMDRHPNRPSHIHWRVSHPGYHTLITQIYDAECPYTNDDAVYAVKDDIIVHFEKLDDEDKDLIGQVEYKLNYDISLATESSIQEARTAAKTRQETELKL, encoded by the coding sequence ATGTCACAAGCTTTTACTGAAAGTGTTAAAAACTCTTTAGGTCCCAAAGCCACTCCAAGAGccaagaaattgattgcCTCGTTGGTCCAACACGTTCATGATTTTGCTAGAGAGAATCAACTCACCACTGAAGATTGGTTATGGGgtgttgattttattaatcGAATTGGTCAAATGTCAGATagtaaaagaaatgaaGGGATATTGGTATGTGATATCATAGGTTTGGAGACGTTAGTTGATGCTTTGACTAATGAAATTGAGCATTCTAATCATACATCCTCAGCTATTCTTGGACCATTTTATGTACCTGATTCCCCGGTTTATCCAAATGGTGGTTCAATTGTCCAAAAAACTCTTCCTACAGATGTCAAGTGTTTTGTTAAAGGTAAAGTCACCGATACTGAAGGCAAACCATTAGATGGAGCTCAAATTGAAGTTTGGCAATGCAATAGCGCTGGATTTTATAGTCAACAAGCTGATCACGATGGTCCCGAATTTAACTTGAGAGGCACCTTTATCACAGACGACGAAGGTaattattcatttgaaTGTTTAAGACCAACTCTGTATCCTATTCCATACGATGGACCTGCTGGTGATTTATTGAAGATAATGGATAGACATCCAAATAGACCTAGCCATATTCATTGGCGTGTTTCACACCCAGGATACCATACTTTGATTACTCAGATATACGACGCAGAGTGCCCTTATACAAATGACGATGCTGTTTATGCGGTTAAAgatgatattattgttcattttgaaaaacttgacgatgaagataaagatttaattgGCCAGGTTGAGTATAAATTAAACTACGATATTTCATTGGCTACTGAATCAAGTATTCAAGAAGCAAGAACTGCAGCTAAGACAAGACAAGAGACTGAGCTTAAATTGTAA
- a CDS encoding uncharacterized protein (conserved hypothetical protein;~possibly fungus-specific), protein MEMDANEILCFYFFCYLFLFCYGSLLRMLIYSILIPSLLCITLTIASSGLLNSIQGTWQSQSEQVITGPAFFEPQKELLQEPKLPGISYSFKNGYWESAQYIVMGNNRNHQCPQAMLIWQHGKYNLKRGKLILIPNKNDGRQLISDPCFDNGMSEYKRFHNGETLEVDVRFDEYFGNWKLVLVDYLTGKKKQPMWLTSRNVTMLPTGTITSTKRKYVKKE, encoded by the coding sequence ATGGAAATGGATGCAAATGAGATCCtctgtttttattttttttgttacttgtttcttttttgttatgGATCATTGCTTAGGATGCTAATATATTCCATCCTTATACCAAGCCTTTTGTGCATCACTTTGACAATTGCATCATCCGGGTTATTGAATTCCATACAGGGAACATGGCAAAGTCAGAGTGAACAGGTAATTACTGGCCCAGCTTTCTTTGAACCTCAAAAGGAATTGCTACAAGAACCTAAGCTACCGGGTATATCATATTCGTTTAAAAATGGATACTGGGAACTGGCCCAATATATTGTCATGGGGAATAATAGAAACCATCAGTGTCCTCAAGCAATGTTGATTTGGCAACATGGgaaatataatttgaaaCGAGGGAAACTTATACTTATTCccaataaaaatgatgGTCGACAATTGATCAGTGATCCTTGTTTTGATAATGGGATGTCAGAATATAAACGGTTTCATAATGGTGAGACATTAGAAGTTGATGTTAGGTTTGATGAATATTTTGGTAATTGGAAGTTGGTTTTGGTGGATTATCTTACAggtaaaaagaaacaaccAATGTGGTTGACACTGAGAAATGTCACAATGTTACCTACAGGGACTATAACCTCGACAAAGAGGAAATATGTTAAAAAAGAGTAG
- a CDS encoding exo-1,3-beta-glucanase, putative (Similar to S. cerevisiae BGL2;~In S. cerevisiae: major protein of the cell wall, involved in cell wall maintenance) — protein sequence MQIKFLTTLATILTSVAAIGDLAFNLGVKNDDGTCKDVSSFEGDLEFLKSHSKIIKTYAVSDCNTLQNLGPAAEAEGFQIQLGIWPNDDAHFEAEKEALKNYLPKISVSTIKIFLVGSEALYREDMTASELASKIKEIKDLVKNIKDKDGKSYSSVPVGTVDSWNVLVDGASKPAIDAADVVYSNSFSYWQKNSQANASYSLFDDVMQALQTLQTAKGSTDIEFWVGETGWPTDGSSYGDSVPSVKNAADQWQKGICALRAWGINVAVYEAFDEAWKPDTSGTNSVEKHWGVWESDKTLKYPIDCKFD from the coding sequence ATGCAAATTAAATTCTTGACTACCCTCGCAACTATCCTTACTTCAGTTGCCGCCATAGGTGATTTAGCTTTCAACCTTGGTGTTAAAAACGATGACGGTACCTGTAAAGACGTCAGCTCTTTTGAAGGTGATTTGGAGTTCTTGAAAAGTCATtccaaaatcattaaaactTATGCTGTTTCCGACTGTAACACTTTACAAAACCTTGGTCCAGCTGCTGAAGCTGAAggatttcaaattcaattagGTATCTGGCCAAATGACGATGCTCATTTTGAAGCTGAAAAGGAAGCTTTGAAAAACTATTTGCCAAAGATTTCCGTCTCCACCATCAAGATTTTCTTGGTTGGTTCTGAAGCTTTATACAGAGAAGATATGACTGCTTCTGAATTGGCTTCCAAGattaaagaaatcaagGATTTGGTTAAAAACATTAAAGACAAAGACGGTAAATCCTACTCAAGTGTCCCAGTTGGTACTGTTGATTCTTGGAATGTCTTGGTTGATGGTGCCAGTAAACCAGCCATTGATGCTGCAGATGTCGTCTACTCCAACTCCTTCTCATACTGGCAAAAAAACAGTCAAGCTAACGCTTCATACTCTCTTTTCGATGATGTCATGCAAGCTTTGCAAACCCTCCAAACTGCTAAAGGTTCTACTGATATTGAATTCTGGGTTGGTGAAACTGGTTGGCCAACTGATGGTAGTTCATATGGTGATTCTGTTCCTTCTGTCAAAAATGCAGCTGATCAATGGCAAAAAGGTATTTGTGCCCTTAGAGCTTGGGGTATTAACGTTGCTGTTTATGAAGCTTTTGATGAAGCCTGGAAACCAGATACTTCTGGTACCAACTCCGTTGAAAAACACTGGGGTGTTTGGGAATCTGATAAAACTTTGAAATACCCAATTGACTGTAAATTTGACTAA
- a CDS encoding uncharacterized protein (conserved hypothetical protein;~possibly fungus-specific), with translation MAKRKATESEPLPTKKPSKSVSETTVSICIPSTVISPKNAYNLQQITNIIYQIAKACTIYKVAEIVVFDVPELNNEQEDVKSTVVVGSKVKFVEDEPEKSLASPNKKSSVNGDDVSPSLLVASLLQFFITPPYLVKTMFSSHLNSKFKNILPKFTYAFKLPKITTLPFMQNNQVYKVLKEGMIIPRETPLMRKKNKKTKSDHKITVSKYVNIGEKEALKLEIKREIPIYSRVTVDLKNKTVVSPLQAYGVIGHKAAFGYHVRMASEFNKIFTQSPISDGYSSTIYVNCDDYFGNNNKIKELDNLSTFKEATGNVLMVLGNYKDLQAGFKADSSNVFQNVENVAQLFDSKLNIPDGCRIEDAILISLAKVIE, from the coding sequence ATGGCTAAAAGAAAGGCAACAGAATCGGAACCTTTACCAACTAAGAAACCATCAAAGTCAGTTTCCGAAACAACAGTTTCAATATGTATACCTTCAACAGTGATTTCCCCGAAGAACGCCTATAATTTGCAACAAATAACCAACATCATATATCAAATTGCTAAAGCCTGTACCATTTATAAAGTCGCTGAAATCGTAGTGTTTGATGTACCTGAATTAAACAACGAACAAGAAGATGTTAAGCTgactgttgttgttgggaGCAAAGTCAAGTTTGTTGAAGATGAGCCTGAAAAGAGTCTTGCAAGTCCGAACAAGAAATCCAGTGTTAATGGGGACGATGTATCTCCTTCATTGTTAGTAGCCAGTTTATTGCAATTCTTTATCACTCCACCATACCTTGTGAAAACAATGTTTTCCAGTCACTTAAATTCCAAATTTAAAAACATACTTCCGAAATTCACATATGCTTTCAAATTACCGAAAATAACCACTTTACCATTTATGCAAAATAATCAAGTATACAAGGTTCTCAAAGAAGGTATGATAATACCACGAGAAACACCATTGAtgagaaagaagaataagaaaACCAAGTCGGACCACAAAATCACTGTTAGTAAATATGTTAATATTGGAGAGAAAGAGGCATTGAAACTAGAAATTAAACGGGAAATCCCCATATATTCTCGTGTAACGGTTGacttgaaaaacaaaactgtTGTTTCCCCATTGCAAGCCTATGGAGTTATTGGTCATAAAGCCGCCTTTGGTTATCATGTGAGAATGGCTAGTGAGTTCAACAAGATATTCACCCAATCACCAATTTCTGATGGTTATTCAAGCACAATATATGTAAACTGTGATGATTATTTtggcaacaacaataaaataaagGAATTGGATAATCTACTGACTTTCAAAGAGGCCACAGGAAATGTATTGATGGTGTTGGGTAACTATAAAGATCTACAAGCTGGATTTAAAGCTGACTCTTCAAATGTATTTcaaaatgttgaaaatgTTGCCCAGTTGTTTGATTCCAAATTGAATATCCCTGATGGATGCAGAATAGAAGATGCCATCTTAATTAGTTTAGCAAAAGTTATAGAGTAG
- a CDS encoding nuclear segregation protein, putative (Similar to S. cerevisiae BFR1;~In S. cerevisiae: component of mRNP complexes associated with polyribosomes; implicated in secretion and nuclear segregation; multicopy suppressor of BFA (Brefeldin A) sensitivity), which yields MSTVKSATTSTSAPQRRREIKRPDDKAIKEEIEKLKNEIKKLDLTNNEINAQIAKAQIDQKVMDKRNKLQTELKSLIAKQSQGKNERQLINDQIKTIDASMKKRIAEIQQQTSKNNFKNVAEIDSRINYLDGLIDAGSLKLADERRFVKEMSSLRKLRKDFGSIEKTQELIDQDKAKIAELKKKLSATHNKEIQAQFETIQKELDAINESNKTIISKRDELRDKRTEIKKQKDAKYEQIRKIRSDFDEKFATFKKQLAEEKKRRDEEYKQRLLEEKQQKKKEQAEKELAEASIPAFTEEINSIHTLLSYFDPSYVKPTKKTETNGTLPTNNNIRKVEFPEDVVVIKKEQEEFFAGTKGKKGKQHQKKSAKHKHFTVAPEVVVALSDLTIAFPTKEEEVPETIKTLKETLTALEEKQEEQTKVNIERAKARIAKLEAEEEKEEEESEAATTATEEETDQKVEA from the coding sequence ATGTCAACCGTTAAATCTGCTACTACTTCTACTTCGGCTCctcaaagaagaagagaaatCAAACGTCCAGATGATAAAGCTATCAaggaagaaattgaaaagttgaaaaatgagattaaaaaattagatCTCACCAACAACGAAATCAATGCTCAAATCGCCAAAGCTCAAATCGATCAAAAAGTCATGGACAAGAGAAACAAATTGCAAACTGAATTGAAGTCTTTGATTGCCAAACAATCTCAAGGCAAAAACGAACGtcaattaatcaatgaCCAAATCAAGACAATTGATGCATCCatgaagaaaagaattgctgaaattcaacaacaaacctCCAAAAACAACTTTAAAAATGTTGCTGAAATTGATTCTAGAATCAATTACTTGGACGGATTGATTGATGCTGGTAGTTTGAAATTGGCCGATGAAAGAAGATTTGTCAAGGAAATGTCGTCTTTACGTAAATTACGTAAGGATTTCggatcaattgaaaaaacccaagaattgattgatcaAGACAAAGCCAAGATTGccgaattgaaaaagaaattgtcTGCTACTCATAACAAGGAAATTCAAGCTCAATTCGAAACCATTCAAAAGGAATTGGATGCTATTAACGAATCGAACAAGACCATCATTTCCAAAAGAGATGAATTACGTGACAAAAGAACTGAGAtcaaaaagcaaaaagaTGCCAAATATGAacaaattagaaaaatcaGAAGTGActttgatgaaaaatttgctACTTTTAAGAAACAATTAGCcgaagaaaagaagagaCGTGACGAAGAATACAAGCAAAGATTATTGgaagaaaaacaacaaaaaaagaaggaacAAGCTGAAAAGGAATTAGCTGAAGCTTCCATTCCAGCTTTCACCGAGGAAATCAATTCTATCCACACTTTATTATCTTACTTTGACCCATCTTATGTCAAACCAACTAAGAAGACCGAAACCAACGGAACTTTACCaactaacaacaacattagaAAAGTTGAATTTCCTgaagatgttgttgttatcaAAAAGGAACAAGAAGAGTTCTTTGCTGGTACCAAAGGTAAAAAGGGTaaacaacaccaaaagAAATCCGCCAAACACAAGCATTTCACCGTTGCTCctgaagttgttgttgctttaAGTGACTTGACCATTGCTTTCCCAACCAAAGAAGAGGAAGTTCCAGAAACCATCAAGACTTTGAAAGAAACCTTGACTGCTCTTGAAGAGAAGCAAGAAGAACAAACCAAAGTCAACATTGAAAGAGCCAAGGCCAGAATTGCTAAATTAGAAGCagaggaagaaaaagaagaagaagaatctGAAGCTGCTACTACTGCtactgaagaagaaacagACCAAAAAGTTGAAGCTTGA